The segment GTTAGATACGCCAACGATTTCTGATTTCGAATTTGACCAAAAACTAAAACAACTTCAGGAATTAGAAAATCAACATCCCGAATTCTATGACGATAATTCACCAACTCAACGCGTTGGCGGAACCATTACCAAAAATTTCAATACAGTTGTTCACGATTACCGAATGTATTCTCTCGACAATTCGTATTCCAAAGAAGATTTAATCGATTGGGAAACCCGAATCCAAAAAGTGCTTGGAAATGTTCCGTTGCAATATACCTGTGAATTAAAATATGATGGTGCATCGATTTCTATAACCTATGAAAACGGAAAATTAAAACGGGCAGTTACTCGTGGCGATGGTTTTCAGGGTGATGATGTGACTAATAATATTAAAACCATAAAATCCATTCCATTAAAATTAAAAGGAGAATATCCGGCGCGATTTGATATTCGTGGTGAAATCATTTTGCCTTTTGAAGGTTTTGAAAAAATGAATCAGGAATTGATTGAAATAGGAGAAACACCTTATTCTAATCCAAGAAATACAGCTTCAGGAAGTTTGAAATTACAGGATAGTACTGAAGTAGCAAAACGTCCATTGGAATGCTTACTCTATTTTATTGTGGGCAATAATTTAAATTTCGATTCTCAATTTGACGGATTAGAAACTGCTCGTAAGTGGGGTTTTAAAGTTCCCAAAGAAGCCAAATTAGCTAACACTATTGAAGAAGTTTTTGAATACATAAATTATTGGGATACGCATCGTCACCATTTACCATATGAAACAGATGGTGTTGTGATAAAAGTCAATAACCTGCACCAACAAGATGAATTGGGTTATACAGCCAAATCTCCTCGTTGGGCAATGGCTTATAAATTCAAAGCGGAACAAGTTTCAACTACGTTAAATTCAATTTCGTATCAGGTTGGAAGAACCGGTTCGATAACTCCGGTAGCCAATTTACAACCAGTGCAGTTGGCCGGAACTATCGTAAAACGGGCATCTTTGCACAATGCTGATCAAATCGAAAAATTAGATATCCGCATTGGTGATACTGTTTTTGTTGAAAAAGGAGGCGAAATTATTCCGAAGATAATCGGTGTTGATTTGGCAAAAAGAAATCCGGAATCAGAACGTACTCAATATATTTCTCATTGTCCTGAATGCAATTCGGAACTGATAAGAACCGAAGGCGAAGCCAATCACTATTGTCCGAATTTTTATGGTTGTCCTCCACAAATTATAGGCAGAATTCAGCATTTTATTTCGCGTAAAGCGATGGATATTGAAGGTCTTGGCGGAGAAACTGTGGCTTTGCTTTTCAATAATAATCTGGTTAAAGATTACGCTGATTTATACGAGTTAACTGTTGAACAAATTTTGCCATTAGAGCGAATGGCGCAAAAATCGGCTGAAAACCTGGTTAATGGTGTTCAGAAATCTAAGGAAATTCCGTTTGAAAGAGTTTTGTATGCGATTGGAATTCGATATGTCGGAGAAACCGTTGCAAAGAAACTAGCAAAGCATTACAAGAATATTGATGCATTGCAAAATGCGTCGTTAATGGATTTGATTTTGGTAGATGAAATAGGAGAGAAGATAGCCCAAAGCGTAATCGAGTTTTTTGAAAATCAGGAAAATGTCAAAATAATAGAACGCTTAAAAGAATTTGGAGTGCAATTAGAATTGGTTGAAAAATTTAATCCAAATGCTACTGATAAATTAGCTGGTAAAACCTTCGTGGTTTCCGGAGTTTTTGAGAAATTCTCGCGTGATGATCTTAAAAAAGCAATTGAAGATAACGGCGGAAAAGTTGGAAGCTCTATTTCTGCCAAAACAGATTATGTGGTTGCGGGAGAAAATATGGGGCCAGCCAAACTGGAAAAAGCGAATCAGTTAAAAATTGCTATCATTTCAGAAAATGATTTTTTAACTATGATTACGGATTGAAAATATAGTGCAGCAATTGCTTTATTTTAAAAATATTAGAGTAACTTTATTTTAAGTTTAACACAGTTGATTATTAAATTTTCCCTCAAATCAAAACAACATGAGCTTAGACAAGTCTTTTAATGCTAAGTATAGAAAATATATTTCAAGTTTTTTTCTGTGTTTATTTTTTATTGTTTCACTTTTTGAAATTATGGGTGAATATAAGGAAGACAAACTTTTAATCTGGATTACCAAGCCCTTTATTCTCCCTTTTTTATTTGCTTATTATTTAAGTCTGACAAAAAAAATAAACTACTTTTTTTTAGTGGCAATAATTTGTAGTTGGATTGCTAATTTGCTCTTTATAGAAAATACTATAAATTGGATAATCTTTGGTTCTGTATTCTTTTTAGTTTATAGAATATTGGTTATTTATATCGTAATGAACAAGGTGAAAATGCCAAGTTTAGTGCCGTTGATTATAGGTTCTGTTCCTTTTATTTTTATTTATGCAACGGTTTGTTCTTTATCATTTGAGGCCATGGGAGACAATATTTATTTGTTCTTGATACATGGAATATTCACCATCTTTTTGGGTGGATTAAGTTTGGGTAATTATATCATGGTTTCGAATAAATCAAATCTTGTTTTGTTTTTAAGCACGATGCTTTTTGCTCTGACACAGTTTGTTTTCGTCCTAAAAGTATATTATGAAGATGCTAATTTTTTTCATGCTTTAGCAATGACAATGTTTGTTGTAGGACAGTTTTTGCTAACGAAATTTATGTTCTTAACGGAGGAAAACAAAGATAAATATCAGACAACATTATTAAGTTAAACTAAACATTTTTTGAAATCAGCGTTTGATGCTAAAAAAAGAAAATATAATAAAATCATTAACAGTATGTTATTTTATAATAGCTTTTTTTGAAGTTATAGCCGAGTATTATGTAAACACAACACTAATTTGCGCATTAAAACCAATAATTCCATTGGTTTTAATCGTAATTTATTGCATTGAATCCGATAAGAAAAGCAAACTTTTTATAACGGCATTACTGTTATCCTTATTTACTAATATTCTCTTTATCCCAAATACACCAAGCTATTTGTTTTATGGTGTGTTAGTATTTACAGTCCATCGTATCATAGTGATATGCATAATATTTCGCTTCCAAAAGGTTAATGATTTTATCCCTTTAATCATTGCGACAACGCCTTTTTTACTGATATTCTTTTATCTGTTTTTAGAAACAGTTGAAATTCCAAACAACAGCATTTATATATTAATATTCCAAAATTTACTGATATCATTATTTGCCGGAATAGCGCTTTCAAGTTATTTCATGAATGACAACAAACAAAATTCTGTGCTACTAATTAGTGCATTGCTTTTTGTGATGCTGCAATTTGTGGTATTTGTAGAAAAGTATTTTTTGGTAAATGAATTTGAAGAATTGTTCAGACCATTAGCAATGACATTCAATGCTTTGGCTTTTTTCTCTTTTTATAAGTACGTTATCACAGCCGAAAAATCAAACAATAATTGATTTTCCTGAGGCGATTTTTGAAACATCAGTATCAAAATAAAAATCAATTCTACCCAGATTTACACCATAACAACCAACCTGATTTACCAATACATCTTTTCCATCAGCATTTTTTAAAATAGTTGGTTTGTCCAGGAAAGTGTGTGTGTGACCACCAATAATCAAATCAATGTCTTTGGTCAAAGCAGCTAATTTAACATCACAAATTTTATCAGGTTCGTTTTTGTATTGATAGCCAATATGTGAAAGGCAAATTACCAAGTCACATTTTTCTTCATGCTTTAAAATATGAGACATGTCTTGAGAAACTGCAACCGGATCATGATAAACGGTTTCTTTATAGTTTTTCTTGTCAACCAAACCTTCAAGTTCAACGCCAATTCCGAAAATTCCAACTTTAATTCCGTCTTTGTGAATTACTTTATAAGGTTTCACATGACCATTCATGATCGTATTTTTGAAATCATAATTGGCATTGACAAATTCAAAACTGGCATTGGGTAATTGGTTGTATAAACCTTCAATTCCGTTGTCAAAGTCATGGTTTCCAATGGTAGCCAAATCATATTTCATCATGCTCATCAGTTTAAATTCTAATTCGCCACCATAATAATTAAAGTAAGGTGTTCCCTGAAAAATATCACCAGCATCAAGCAATAAAACATTTGGATTTTCCTTTCTGATGGTTTCAATCAAAGCAGCTCTTCGGGCAACGCCACCCATATTCGGATTCTTTGGATGCGTTGGTGGAAAAGGATCAATATAACTGTGAACATCGTTAGTGTGAAGTATCGTCAAATGCTTGGTATCAAACGTTTTGAAACTGCTCAATGATAAGCCACCAAGTCCAAGCAAAGCTGAACTTAAAGCTGTATTTTGGATAAAATCTCTTCTTTTCATGATGCTATTCTTTGGTAATTCTAATGTCTTTGTTGGCTGTAATCGTTTTGTTTTCCTTAAAATAATCAATGATGATATTTCTAAGCTTATAATCTAAATCATATTTTTCAACGCCTTTTTTGAAGAAAAGCATATTATCGCCGCCATTGGATAAATAATCAGAAGTCACAACATAATAGACTTTAGTTTTATCTAATGTTTTTCCATTTACCAAAACGTTTTTAGGCTGATTGCTTTTGTCAATGGTAAACGTCAGTCCTTTCAACGGATGTGGTTTTTTTTCGGAAATAATATAATTGACTATTTCCAAAATTTGCTCACCTTTTAGTCCAATGACAATAGCGCTGTTTTCAAAAGGCATTACTTCATAAGCGGTTCTGGCTGTTACATTTCCTTTCGGAATAATACTTCTTATACCACCATGATTCAATAAACAAATATCAATTGCTTTTTTCTCACGCGATTGAAACACTTTATCTGATTTTTCAAAAGTAATATCGGCTAAAAAGTTACCCATTGGCGTTTGCCATTCACCTGATTTGTCAAGAGTTTCAGGAGCATTTCCCAAAACGGTATTCAAATCAGCATCAATTCTGTCACGATAGGGTTTAATAAAGTTTTCAATCTCAGTAACTTCAGGTTGCTTATCTGTAATTCCAATTTCCTTGCCTTCAATTTTGGTAACGGCATATTTCTTTTCGGCACACGAAATAACAGCGGTAAATGTTAATAATAAAACAAAATGCTTTACTACACCGTTATAGTTTTTTAGTTTTACCATCTCTTTTTGACACTAATTTTAGTAAATTTGCAATTCAAGTAAAAGTAGTATGTTTTTAAATTACTTCAAGGATTTTTCAACAAAAAAAATAGTTAAAAATAGCTTGTCAAATGTAAAACATTTGGCTTCCGATAACGTAATCAAAACCGTCGGAATTATTTTTGACGAAAGCTATTTCTATGAAAGAGAAGACTTGGTCAAAGAGTTGATTAAGAAAGGAATTGATGAAAAGGATATTAAAGTTTTAGTTTTCAAAAACAAAATAAAGAAGAATGAAGTTTTTGATTATCCTGTTTTTAGCCATAAAGATTTGAGTTGGACAGGAACTGTAGATAAAAAAGAAGTAAAAGATTTTATCACTGAACCTTTTGATTTGCTGATTAATTATTATGATACCGAAAAAGTAGCATTACTGTTGGTTTCTAACTTATCTAAAGCTGGTTTTAAAGTTGGTTTTGCCTCTATTGATAAGCGATTAAATCATTTTATGATTGATACTAATGCCGAAAACTATAAAGTTTTTATGTCTGAATTATTCAAATATTTAAAAATCCTAAACAAAATATAAAATGCAATCATTAATTGGAACCGGCGTTGCGCTTGTTACACCATTCAAAAAAGATTTCTCAGTAGACGTTGAAGCGTTGAAAGCCATTGTCAATTTTCAAATTGATAACGGAATTGATTATTTAGTGATACTCGGAACTACTGCAGAAAGTGCAACCTTATCAAAAGCTGAAAAAGAATTGGTAATAAAGACTATTGTTGATACCAATAATGGAAGATTACCTTTGGTTCTTGGTGTTGGAAGCAACAATACAGCAGAAGTTGTTGAAGAATTAAAATCAAGGGATTTTTCAGATTTCGTTGCTATTTTATCGGTTTCTCCTTATTACAATAAGCCAACACAAGAAGGGATTTACCAACATTTCAAAGCTATTGCCGAAGCATCTCCAATTCCGGTGATTTTATATAATGTTCCAGGAAGAACAGCCAGCAATATATTGCCGTCAACAATTATCAGATTGGCAAACGATTTTAAGAATGTTGTCGCTGTAAAAGAAGCTGCCGGAGATATTGTACAGGCGATGAAATTGATACAAGATAAACCAAAAGATTTTCTCGTAATTTCCGGTGACGATATGGTAACATTACCAATGGTTTTGGCTGGAGGTGCTGGCGTTATTTCGGTAATTGCAGAAGGTTTTCCGAAACAATTTTCAGAAATGGTGCATCTTGGTTTAAACAAAAGGGTAGACGATGCTTATAAAATTCATTACCTTTTAGCCGAATCAATCGATATGATTTTTGAGCAGGGAAATCCGGCCGGAATTAAAGAAGTCTTTAAAGCATTGGGCTTGTCTGAGAATATCGTGCGTTTACCACTTGTAAATGTCAATGAGGATTTAGCAAATCGTCTGCATAATTTCACAAATAAAATCTCAAAAATGTAGATTTTTTGACATCAAAAAAAATATTTTGTAATCAACAATTAATAACTAAATTTGCAGTTGATTTTTCCAACACAAAAAGTGTTTAAAATCAACTGAATTAAATAAATAAATGAAGAAATTTTTCGCCCTGTTTGCAGTTGTTTTATTTTTATCGTCTTGTAGCGAATATCAAAAAGCATTAAAATCGGAAGATGTTGCCGTTAAGTTTGTATCAGCTACAAAAATGTATGAGGCCAAAAAGTATGGTAAAGCTATCAGGCTTTTTGAACAAATTGCTCCGGCCTATAAAGCTAAACCACAAGCAGAAAGAATGTTTTATATGTATTCACAAGCATTATATAAAACAGAGCAATATTATTTAGCGGGTTACCAGTTTGAGAGTTTTGTGTCTAGTTATCCAAAAAGTGAAAAATTGGAAGAAGCTTCCTTTTTAGGGGCTAAATCATTTACTTTTTTATCTCCTGTTTATAGTTTAGATCAAACAGATACCTACAAAGCGGTTGATAAACTTCAAAATTATATTGATTCGTATCCTGAAGGACAGAATTTGGCGGAAGCTAATTTATTGGCAAAAAATTTAAGAGAGAAATTAGAAAAAAAAGCATTTGAAAATGCGAAAATATATCACACTATTTCTGATTACAAAGCAGCAATGGTAGCATTTGACAACTTTTTAATTAACTTTCCGGGAACACCATATAAAGAGAAAGCATTATTTTATAAATTAGATTCTGCCTATCAATTAGCAATCAATAGTGTTCCGGGAAAAATGCACGAAAGGCTTGATAATGCTAAAGCGGCTTATTCAAGTTTGATGAAATTTAAAGGTGATACCGAATATAAAGCTAAAGCTGATGTAATGTTAGCTCGAATTGAAAACGATTTAAAACAATATTCTAAATAAAAAAGGCATGGATTTAAAGAAGACGAATGCACCGGTAAACACTGTTACGTATAACAAAACTCTAATTGAAGAGCGTACAGGTAATGTTTACGAGGCAATAACAATAATGGCTAAAAGAGCAAACCAAATCAATTCTGAAATCAAAAAAGAATTGACTGAGAAATTAGAAGAGTTTGCAACTTACAACGATAGTCTTGAGGAAATCTTTGAAAACAAAGAACAAATCGAAGTTTCTAAATACTACGAAAAATTACCAAAACCACATGCATTAGCTGTTCAGGAATGGCTTGATGACAAAATTTACTACAGAGATACTACAAAAGACTAATTCAGATGTCTGTTTTAAGCGGTAAGAAAATTTTACTCGGCGTTTCCGGAGGAATTGCCGCCTACAAGACAGCCACATTAGTTAGATTATTTATAAAAGCCGGTGCACATGTCCAAGTGGTCATGACACCGGCTTCTAAGGATTTTGTAACACCGTTAACACTGTCAACGCTTTCAAAGAATCCTGTTCATTCTACCTTTCATGATGAAAAAGATGAGAATGCGCAATGGAACAATCACGTTGAATTAGGACTTTGGGCAGATTTAATGCTTATAGCTCCGGCAACTGCCAATACCTTATCCAAAATGGCAAATGGCAATTGCGATAATCTTTTAATTGCCACCTATCTTTCTGCTAAATGTCCCGTTTATTTTGCTCCGGCAATGGATTTGGATATGTACAAGCATCCTTCGTCTATTTCGAGTTTTGATTTGCTAAAGCAATTTGGCAACATCATGATTCCGGCTGAAAACGGAGAATTGGCCAGTGGTTTATCCGGTGAAGGAAGAATGGCAGAACCTGAAAACATTGTCGCTTTTCTCGAAAAAGATTTGGAAAGTAAATTGCCTTTAAGAGGAAAAAAAATACTTATTACCGCTGGACCAACTTACGAAGCGATTGATCCGGTTCGTTTTATTGGTAATCATTCTTCAGGTAAAATGGGGTTTGATATTGCTGAAAGAGCAGCCGAATTAGGGGCGGAAGTAACTTTAATTTCTGGCCCGACACACTTAAATGTAAAAAATTCCGTTATTAATTTAGTCCGTGTGACTTCTGCTCAGGAAATGTATGATGCATGCCACAAATATTTCAATGAAGTTGACGTCACTATTTGCGCAGCTGCGGTAGCTGATTACAAGCCAAAATTTGTAGCCGAACAAAAGATTAAAAAAGCAGAAGCTTCGTTAACAATTGAGCTCGAAAAAACGCAGGACATATTGGCCTCCTTGGGAAGAGTTAAACAAAATCAATTTTTGATTGGCTTTGCTTTAGAAACTGAAAATGAAATTGAAAATGCCAAGTTGAAAATTCAGAAAAAAAACCTAGATTTGATTGTTTTAAATTCGCTTCAGGATGAAGGTGCAGGTTTTGGAAAAGCAACTAATAAAATAATATTTATCGATAAGGATTTTGATATTGAACCGATGGATTTAAAATCAAAAGAATTGGTTGCAGCAGATATTATGAACAAAGTAATTTCACATTATGAAAAATAGAATTTCGCTTCTTTTATTGCTATTTGTTGGAGTGGTACAGGCTCAACAATTAAATTGTTCCGTTCAGATTAATTCGGATAAAGTGGCATCGACTAACAATCAGATATTTAAAAACTTAAAAACTTCAATAAGTGATTTTGTTAATAAAACGGATTGGACGGGAGATGAATATAAAGCAAATGAGAAAATAGAATGTTCTATGGTTATCATAGTGAACAGCTATGAATCAAACCAGTTTACCGCATCGATTCAGGTGCAATCTACTAGACCGGTTTTTAATTCGACTTATGCATCGCCAGTATTTAATTTTAATGACAAAGATTTTAGTTTTCGATATGTTGAATTTGAAAACCTGCAATTCAATCCATCCAATTTTGATTCTAATTTAGTTTCCGTTTTGGCGTATTACTGTTATATGATTCTTGGTTTTGATGCTGATACCTATTCATTAATGGGTGGAGATAAAAATTATGGAATAGCACAGCAAATACAATCTGTAGCGCAACAAAGTGGTTATAAAGGATGGAGTCAGGCAGATGGGAATCAAAACAGGTATTTCTTAACAAACGACATTCTTAGCGGAACATTTGATGCTTACAGAGAAGCTTTGTATCAATATCACAGAGAAGGTTTGGATACGATGAGTGCTGATGCAAAATCAGGAAAAGATAAAGTTATCGGGGCAATTAGTACACTTGCTTCTATATATAAAGTTCGTCCAAACGCTTTTATAACCAGAGTGTTTTTTGATGCTAAAGTGGATGAGTTAGTTTCAATATTGTCTGCAGGTCCAAAAGTTTCTTTAACAGAGACAATCGAGAATTTAAATAAATTGTCACCACTCAACGTAAGTAAATGGCAAACGATTAAGTTATAATTAGTACATTTACTACTTAAACTTTTCTTCATTTTCTGCACATGATTACATCGTTATCCATTGAAAATTTTGCCCTGATAGAAAAATTAGATATCGATTTTTCGAAGGGTTTTTCAATTATAACCGGTGAAACCGGAGCAGGAAAATCAATACTTCTTGGCGCTTTAGGTTTGGTTTTAGGAAAACGTGCCGACTTAACTTCCCTTAAAAATAAAGACGAAAAGTGCATTGTTGAAGCCAATTTTTCAATTGGGAAATACGATTTGGAATCTTTCTTCGAAGCCAATGATTTAGATTATGAACAGGAAACGATTATTCGGAGAGAAATTCTTCCTTCCGGAAAATCAAGAGCGTTTGTAAATGATAGTCCGGTTAATCTTCAACAACTGCAGGATTTAAGTTTTTATCTGATAGATGTGCATTCGCAGCATCAAACTTTAGAGTTGTCAGAAGAAGAATATCAATTCAAAATCATTGATGCTATTGCCAATAATCAGGAGTTGCTTATTGAATTTCAATCCGATTTAAAAAAATACCGTTCCGCAAAATCGACTTTAGAATCTAAAAAAAATGAGTTTTCATCAATCTTAAAAGAGAAAGATTATAACGAATTTTTGTTTCAGGAATTGGAATCAGCCAATTTAAAAACGGGCGAATTGGAAGAATTAGAGCAGCAATATCAGGCATTAAACAATGTTGAATTTATCAAAGAAAATCTGGACAAACTTTTGGCTGTTGCCAATGAAGAAGAATTTGGAATTCTGAAAAACTTAAAAGAATTCAAAGCTGCACTTCAAAAAAACATTAATTTTTCGGCTGAATACCAATCGCTTTTCGAACGAACCAATAGCATCTTAATTGAATTTGATGATATAGTTAAAGAATTAAACAGGGAATCAGATTTGCTTTTTAATGATCCTGAGAAACTGGAAACTATCAATCAAAAACTGCAACTGATTTATAATCTTCAGAAAAAGCATAACGTTTTGACTGTTGAAGAATTAATCCAGATTCAAACGGATTTAGAAACTAAAGTTGTTTCGGTTGCTACTTTAGAAGAAGAAATTACAAAACTAGAAAACAGTATTAAAGATATCGAATTGCAGTTGGATGCAATTGCTTCAACAATAAGCCAAAGTAGGAGAGAAGCGGTGCCAAATTTAAGTGAGAAACTAATTGAAATACTGAATCAATTAGGTATGCCAAATGTCCGGTTTAAAATTGATGTAATTCCTTCAGCAAGTTATCACAATAACGGAAAAGACACGCTTCAGTTTTTATTTTCCGCCAACAAAGGAACCGATTTTGGTTTGCTAAAAAAAGTAGCTTCAGGTGGTGAAATGTCCCGAATTATGCTTGCAGTGAAATCAATTTTATCTCAATATTCCAAACTCCCAACAATCATTTTTGACGAAATTGACACTGGTGTTTCGGGTGAAATCGCTAACAAAATGGGTGAAATTATGAGAGATATGAGCAAAACGATGCAGGTTTTTGCCATAACACATCTTCCTCAAATTGCGGCGAAAGGAGCAAATCATTATAAAGTTTTCAAAACTGTATTGGGAGAAAATACCGTTTCGGAATTGAAATTATTAAACAGCGATGAAAGAATAATCGAAATTGCTGAGATGCTTTCGGGTAAAGATATTTCAGATTCAGCCGTTAATCATGCCAAAGCGTTGTTGAATTGAAATCCTAATTTATTACTTTTGTAACTCAAAAAAATTAACATAAAATACATATCATATGATTATAGAACCAAGAATGCGAGGATTTATTTGTTTGACTGCACATCCGGAAGGCTGCGCTCAAAATGTTAAAAATCAAATTGAATATGTAAAATCAAAAGGGCATATCGAAGGTGCTAAAAAAGTCTTAGTTATCGGAGCTTCAACTGGTTTTGGTTTGGCTTCAAGAATAACAAGTGCTTTTGGTTCAGGTGCCGGAACAATTGGAGTTTTCTTCGAAAAACCACCAGCAGAAGGAAAGACCGCAACTCCGGGTTGGTATAATTCTGCTGCTTTTGAAACTGAAGCTCAAAAAGCCGGTTTATATGCTAAAAGTATAAATGGTGATGCTTTTTCGAATGAAGTGAAACAACAAACAATAGATTTGATTAAAGCAGATTTAGGTCAGGTTGATTTAGTAATTTACAGTTTGGCTTCACCAGTTCGTTTGCATCCGGTTACAGGAGTTTTGCATCGTTCGGTTCTGAAACCTATCGGACAAACCTTTTCAAATAAAACGGTTGATTTTCATACAGGATTAGTTTCACAAGTTACTATCGAACCGGCAAATCAGGAAGATATTGACAACACTGTTGTTGTTATGGGTGGTGAAGATTGGAAGATGTGGATGTATGCTTTAAAAAATGCAGGTGTTTTAGCTAACGGAGCAACAACAATAGCTTATTCTTATATCGGACCTGAAGTTACTGAAGCGGTTTATAGAAAAGGAACAATTGGCCGTGCCAAAGATGATTTGGAAGCAACAGCATTCAAAATTACAGACGATTTAAAAACATTAAACGGGAAAGCCTATGTATCAGTAAATAAAGCTTTAGTAACGC is part of the Flavobacterium sangjuense genome and harbors:
- the ligA gene encoding NAD-dependent DNA ligase LigA, whose protein sequence is MDIQKTIQDLRDELNQHNHNYYVLDTPTISDFEFDQKLKQLQELENQHPEFYDDNSPTQRVGGTITKNFNTVVHDYRMYSLDNSYSKEDLIDWETRIQKVLGNVPLQYTCELKYDGASISITYENGKLKRAVTRGDGFQGDDVTNNIKTIKSIPLKLKGEYPARFDIRGEIILPFEGFEKMNQELIEIGETPYSNPRNTASGSLKLQDSTEVAKRPLECLLYFIVGNNLNFDSQFDGLETARKWGFKVPKEAKLANTIEEVFEYINYWDTHRHHLPYETDGVVIKVNNLHQQDELGYTAKSPRWAMAYKFKAEQVSTTLNSISYQVGRTGSITPVANLQPVQLAGTIVKRASLHNADQIEKLDIRIGDTVFVEKGGEIIPKIIGVDLAKRNPESERTQYISHCPECNSELIRTEGEANHYCPNFYGCPPQIIGRIQHFISRKAMDIEGLGGETVALLFNNNLVKDYADLYELTVEQILPLERMAQKSAENLVNGVQKSKEIPFERVLYAIGIRYVGETVAKKLAKHYKNIDALQNASLMDLILVDEIGEKIAQSVIEFFENQENVKIIERLKEFGVQLELVEKFNPNATDKLAGKTFVVSGVFEKFSRDDLKKAIEDNGGKVGSSISAKTDYVVAGENMGPAKLEKANQLKIAIISENDFLTMITD
- a CDS encoding lysoplasmalogenase family protein: MSLDKSFNAKYRKYISSFFLCLFFIVSLFEIMGEYKEDKLLIWITKPFILPFLFAYYLSLTKKINYFFLVAIICSWIANLLFIENTINWIIFGSVFFLVYRILVIYIVMNKVKMPSLVPLIIGSVPFIFIYATVCSLSFEAMGDNIYLFLIHGIFTIFLGGLSLGNYIMVSNKSNLVLFLSTMLFALTQFVFVLKVYYEDANFFHALAMTMFVVGQFLLTKFMFLTEENKDKYQTTLLS
- a CDS encoding lysoplasmalogenase family protein gives rise to the protein MLKKENIIKSLTVCYFIIAFFEVIAEYYVNTTLICALKPIIPLVLIVIYCIESDKKSKLFITALLLSLFTNILFIPNTPSYLFYGVLVFTVHRIIVICIIFRFQKVNDFIPLIIATTPFLLIFFYLFLETVEIPNNSIYILIFQNLLISLFAGIALSSYFMNDNKQNSVLLISALLFVMLQFVVFVEKYFLVNEFEELFRPLAMTFNALAFFSFYKYVITAEKSNNN
- a CDS encoding bifunctional metallophosphatase/5'-nucleotidase, yielding MKRRDFIQNTALSSALLGLGGLSLSSFKTFDTKHLTILHTNDVHSYIDPFPPTHPKNPNMGGVARRAALIETIRKENPNVLLLDAGDIFQGTPYFNYYGGELEFKLMSMMKYDLATIGNHDFDNGIEGLYNQLPNASFEFVNANYDFKNTIMNGHVKPYKVIHKDGIKVGIFGIGVELEGLVDKKNYKETVYHDPVAVSQDMSHILKHEEKCDLVICLSHIGYQYKNEPDKICDVKLAALTKDIDLIIGGHTHTFLDKPTILKNADGKDVLVNQVGCYGVNLGRIDFYFDTDVSKIASGKSIIV
- a CDS encoding 5'-nucleotidase C-terminal domain-containing protein, which produces MVKLKNYNGVVKHFVLLLTFTAVISCAEKKYAVTKIEGKEIGITDKQPEVTEIENFIKPYRDRIDADLNTVLGNAPETLDKSGEWQTPMGNFLADITFEKSDKVFQSREKKAIDICLLNHGGIRSIIPKGNVTARTAYEVMPFENSAIVIGLKGEQILEIVNYIISEKKPHPLKGLTFTIDKSNQPKNVLVNGKTLDKTKVYYVVTSDYLSNGGDNMLFFKKGVEKYDLDYKLRNIIIDYFKENKTITANKDIRITKE
- a CDS encoding DUF6913 domain-containing protein gives rise to the protein MSNVKHLASDNVIKTVGIIFDESYFYEREDLVKELIKKGIDEKDIKVLVFKNKIKKNEVFDYPVFSHKDLSWTGTVDKKEVKDFITEPFDLLINYYDTEKVALLLVSNLSKAGFKVGFASIDKRLNHFMIDTNAENYKVFMSELFKYLKILNKI
- the dapA gene encoding 4-hydroxy-tetrahydrodipicolinate synthase → MQSLIGTGVALVTPFKKDFSVDVEALKAIVNFQIDNGIDYLVILGTTAESATLSKAEKELVIKTIVDTNNGRLPLVLGVGSNNTAEVVEELKSRDFSDFVAILSVSPYYNKPTQEGIYQHFKAIAEASPIPVILYNVPGRTASNILPSTIIRLANDFKNVVAVKEAAGDIVQAMKLIQDKPKDFLVISGDDMVTLPMVLAGGAGVISVIAEGFPKQFSEMVHLGLNKRVDDAYKIHYLLAESIDMIFEQGNPAGIKEVFKALGLSENIVRLPLVNVNEDLANRLHNFTNKISKM
- a CDS encoding outer membrane protein assembly factor BamD; translation: MKKFFALFAVVLFLSSCSEYQKALKSEDVAVKFVSATKMYEAKKYGKAIRLFEQIAPAYKAKPQAERMFYMYSQALYKTEQYYLAGYQFESFVSSYPKSEKLEEASFLGAKSFTFLSPVYSLDQTDTYKAVDKLQNYIDSYPEGQNLAEANLLAKNLREKLEKKAFENAKIYHTISDYKAAMVAFDNFLINFPGTPYKEKALFYKLDSAYQLAINSVPGKMHERLDNAKAAYSSLMKFKGDTEYKAKADVMLARIENDLKQYSK
- a CDS encoding DNA-directed RNA polymerase subunit omega, with the protein product MDLKKTNAPVNTVTYNKTLIEERTGNVYEAITIMAKRANQINSEIKKELTEKLEEFATYNDSLEEIFENKEQIEVSKYYEKLPKPHALAVQEWLDDKIYYRDTTKD